The following coding sequences lie in one Glycine soja cultivar W05 chromosome 16, ASM419377v2, whole genome shotgun sequence genomic window:
- the LOC114391009 gene encoding MDIS1-interacting receptor like kinase 2-like — protein MVFIFPTLLSMKLQPLLLLLVMYFCAFAASSEIASEANALLKWKSSLDNQSHASLSSWSGNNPCIWLGIACDEFNSVSNINLTNVGLRGTLQNLNFSLLPNILTLNMSHNSLNGTIPPQIGSLSNLNTLDLSTNNLFGSIPNTIGNLSKLLFLNLSDNDLSGTIPFTIGNLSKLSVLSISFNELTGPIPASIGNLVNLDSMHLHKNKLSGSITFTIGNLSKLSDLYISLNELTGPIPASIGNLVNLDYMLLDGNKFSGSIPFTIGNLSKLSVLSLSLNEFTGPIPASIGNLVHLDFLFLDENKLSGSIPFTIGNLSKLSVLSIPLNELTGPIPASIGNLVNLDTMHLHKNKLSGSIPFTIENLSKLSELSIHSNELTGPIPASIGNLVNLDSMLLHENKLSGSIPFTIGNLSKLSVLSLSLNEFTGPIPASIGNLVHLDILVLDENKLSGSIPFTIGNLSKLSVLSISLNELTGSIPSTIGNLSNVRELYFFGNELGGKIPIEMSMLTALESLQLAYNNFIGHLPQNICIGGTLKNFTAANNNFIGPIPVSLKNCSSLIRVRLQRNQLTGDITDAFGVLPNLDYIELSDNNFYGQLSPNWGKFRSLTSLMISNNNLSGVIPPELAGATKLQRLHLFSNHLTGNIPHDLCNLPLFDLSLDNNNLTGNVPKEIASMQKLQILKLGSNKLSGLIPKQLGNLLNLLNMSLSQNNFQGNIPSELGKLKSLTSLDLGGNSLRGTIPSMFGELKSLETLNLSHNNLSGNLSSFDDMTSLTSIDISYNQFEGPLPNILAFHNAKIEALRNNKGLCGNVTGLEPCSTSSGKSHNHMIVILPLTLGILILALFAFGVSYHLCQTSTNKEDQATSIQTPNIFAIWSFDGKMVFENIIEATEDFDDKHLIGVGGQGCVYKAVLPTGQVVAVKKLHSVPNGEMLNLKAFTCEIQALTEIRHRNIVKLYGFCSHSQFSFLVCEFLENGSVGKTLKDDGQAMAFDWYKRVNVVKDVANALCYMHHECSPRIVHRDISSKNVLLDSEYVAHVSDFGTAKFLNPDSSNWTSFVGTFGYAAPELAYTMEVNEKCDVYSFGVLAWEILIGKHPGDVISSLLGSSPSTLVASTLDHMALMDKLDQRLPHPTKPIGKEVASIAKIAMACLTESPRSRPTMEQVANELVMSSSSSMD, from the exons ATGGTGTTCATATTTCCAACGCTTCTGTCCATGAAGCTCCAACCACTTTTGCTGCTTCTTGTGATGTACTTCTGTGCATTTGCTGCTTCTTCTGAGATTGCTTCAGAAGCAAATGCTTTGTTGAAGTGGAAATCCAGCCTTGACAACCAAAGTCATGCTTCTCTCTCTTCATGGAGTGGCAATAATCCTTGCATTTGGCTCGGAATTGCATGTGATGAGTTCAATTCTGTTTCCAACATAAATCTTACAAATGTTGGATTAAGAGGTACGCTTCAAAATCTCAACTTCTCATTACTTCCAAACATTCTCACTCTAAATATGAGTCACAACTCCTTGAATGGAACTATTCCTCCTCAAATTGGTTCCTTATCCAATCTCAACACTCTTGACTTGTCCACTAATAACCTCTTTGGTAGCATTCCCAATACCATTGGTAATCTCTCCAAACTCTTGTTTCTTAATCTTTCTGATAATGATCTCTCTGGTACCATTCCTTTCACCATTGGAAATTTGTCAAAGCTTAGTGTATTATCTATATCCTTTAATGAACTCACTGGACCAATCCCAGCTTCCATAGGCAACTTGGTCAATTTGGACTCCATGcaccttcataaaaataaactctCTGGGTCCATAACTTTCACCATTGGAAATTTGTCAAAGCTTAGTGATTTATATATATCCTTGAATGAACTTACTGGACCAATCCCAGCTTCCATAGGCAACTTGGTCAATTTGGACTACATGCTCCTTGATGGAAATAAATTCTCTGGGTCCATTCCTTTCACCATTGGAAATTTGTCAAAGCTTAGTGTATTATCTTTATCCTTGAATGAATTCACTGGACCAATCCCAGCTTCCATAGGCAACTTGGTCCATTTGGACTTCTTGTTCCTTGATGAAAATAAACTCTCTGGGTCCATTCCTTTCACCATTGGAAATTTGTCAAAACTTAGTGTATTATCTATACCCTTGAATGAACTCACTGGACCAATCCCAGCTTCCATAGGCAACTTGGTCAATTTGGACACCATGcaccttcataaaaataaactctCTGGGTCCATACCTTTCACCATTGAAAATTTGTCAAAGCTTAGTGAATTATCTATACACTCTAATGAACTCACTGGACCAATCCCAGCTTCCATAGGCAACTTGGTCAATTTGGACTCCATGCTCCTTCATGAAAATAAACTCTCTGGGTCAATTCCTTTCACCATTGGAAATTTGTCAAAGCTTAGTGTATTATCTTTATCCTTGAATGAATTCACTGGACCAATCCCAGCTTCCATAGGCAACTTGGTCCATTTGGACATCTTGGTCCTTGATGAAAATAAACTCTCTGGGTCCATTCCTTTCACCATTGGAAATTTGTCAAAGCTTAGTGTATTATCTATATCCTTAAATGAACTCACTGGATCAATTCCTTCAACTATTGGAAATTTATCAAATGTCAgggaattatatttttttggaaatgaACTTGGTGGCAAGATTCCAATAGAAATGAGCATGCTTACTGCTCTGGAAAGTTTGCAGCTAGCTTACAATAATTTTATAGGCCATTTACCTCAAAACATTTGCATTGGTGGAACGTTGAAAAATTTTACCGCTGCTAATAACAACTTCATAGGCCCAATTCCAGTGAGTTTGAAGAATTGCTCCAGTCTTATAAGAGTCAGGCTTCAGCGAAACCAGCTAACTGGGGATATAACAGATGCTTTTGGTGTACTTCCAAATTTGGACTACATCGAATTGagtgacaataacttttatggTCAACTATCACCTAACTGGGGAAAGTTTCGTAGCCTCACAAGCCTCATGATCTCCAACAATAATTTATCAGGTGTGATACCACCAGAACTAGCTGGGGCAACCAAATTACAACGACTTCACCTGTTCTCAAACCATCTTACAGGAAACATTCCACATGATTTATGTAACTTGCCCTTGTTTGATCTCTCACTCGACAACAATAATCTTACAGGAAATGTTCCCAAAGAAATAGCATCAATGCAGAAACTTCAAATTTTGAAGCTTGGATCAAATAAGTTGTCTGGCTTAATCCCAAAACAACTAGGAAATTTGCTCAATTTATTGAACATGAGTCTGAGCCAAAATAATTTTCAGGGAAATATTCCTTCAGAGCTTGGCAAACTGAAATCTCTTACGAGTCTTGATCTTGGTGGAAATTCATTGAGAGGAACAATACCTTCAATGTTTGGAGAATTAAAAAGCTTAGAAACACTGAATCTCTCTCACAATAATCTTTCAGGTAATCTCTCTAGCTTCGATGATATGACGAGCTTGACATCTATTGATATATCATACAACCAGTTTGAGGGTCCACTTCCAAACATTCTAGCCTTCCACAATGCTAAAATTGAAGCATTGAGAAATAATAAAGGCTTGTGTGGCAATGTCACTGGCTTGGAGCCTTGCTCAACATCAAGTGGGAAATCTCATAATCATATGATAGTAATTTTACCCCTTACTTTGGGCATTCTAATACTGGCATTATTTGCTTTCGGAGTCTCGTATCATTTATGCCAAACCTCAACGAACAAAGAAGACCAGGCTACAAGTATACAAACTCCTAACATATTTGCAATATGGAGTTTTGATGGCAAAATGGTATTTGAGAATATTATTGAAGCCACAGAAGATTTTGACGACAAACATCTCATTGGTGTTGGAGGGCAAGGATGTGTTTACAAAGCAGTGCTGCCTACAGGTCAAGTTGTTGCTGTGAAGAAACTCCATTCAGTTCCAAATGGAGAGATGCTCAATCTGAAAGCTTTCACATGTGAGATCCAAGCTTTGACAGAAATTCGACATCGTAACATTGTAAAGTTATATGGGTTTTGTTCACATTCACAATTCTCATTTTTGGTGTGTGAATTCCTGGAGAATGGCAGTGTTGGGAAGACCCTGAAGGATGATGGACAAGCAATGGCATTTGATTGGTATAAGAGGGTTAATGTTGTTAAAGATGTAGCAAATGCTCTGTGCTATATGCACCATGAATGCTCACCTCGAATTGTTCATCGTGATATATCAAGCAAGAATGTTCTTTTGGATTCCGAATATGTAGCTCATGTCTCAGATTTTGGAACAGCCAAGTTTCTTAATCCAGATTCATCCAATTGGACCTCATTCGTAGGAACCTTTGGATATGCTGCTCCAG AACTTGCATACACAATGGAGGTGAATGAGAAATGTGACGTGTATAGTTTTGGGGTCCTAGCATGGGAAATACTTATTGGGAAGCACCCTGGTGATGTTATATCTTCTTTATTGGGATCATCTCCATCTACTCTTGTGGCCTCAACACTCGATCACATGGCATTGATGGATAAGTTGGACCAACGTctccctcatccaacaaagccaATTGGTAAGGAAGTGGCATCAATTGCAAAGATAGCAATGGCCTGCTTGACTGAAAGTCCACGATCTCGCCCTACCATGGAGCAGGTTGCCAATGAGCTGGTAATGTCAAGCTCATCTTCAATGGATTAG
- the LOC114391014 gene encoding MDIS1-interacting receptor like kinase 2-like isoform X2, translating into MVFIFPTLLSMKLQPLLLLLVMYFCAFAASSEIASEANALLKWKSSLDNQSHASLSSWSGNNPCNWFGIACDEFTSVSNINLSNVGLRGDLSSFDDMTSLTSIDISYNQFEGPLPNILAFHDAKIEALRNNKGLCGNVTGLERCSTSSGKSHNHMRKKVMIVILPLTLGILILALFAFGVSYHLCQTSTNKEDQATSIQTPNIFAIWSFDGKMVLENIIEATEDFDDKHLIGVGGQGCVYKAVLPTGQVVAVKKLHSVPIGEMLNLKAFTCEIQALTEIRHRNIVKLYGFCSHSQFSFLVCEFLENGSVEKTLKDDGQAMAFDWYKRVNVVKDVANALCYMHLECSPRIVHRDISSKNVLLDSEYVAHVSDFGTAKFLNPDSSNWTSFVGTFGYAAPELAYTMEVNEKCDVYSFGVLAWEILIGKHPGDVISSLLGSSPSTLVASTLDHMALMDKLDQRLPHPTKPIGKEVASIAKIAMACLTESPRSRPTMEQVANELVMSSSSSMD; encoded by the exons ATGGTGTTCATATTTCCAACGCTTCTGTCCATGAAGCTCCAACCACTTTTGCTGCTTCTTGTGATGTACTTCTGTGCATTTGCTGCTTCTTCTGAGATTGCTTCAGAAGCAAATGCTTTGTTGAAGTGGAAATCCAGCCTTGACAACCAAAGTCATGCTTCTCTCTCTTCATGGAGTGGCAATAATCCTTGCAATTGGTTCGGAATTGCATGTGATGAGTTCACTTCTGTTTCCAACATAAATCTTTCAAATGTTGGATTAAGAG GTGATCTCTCTAGCTTCGATGATATGACGAGCTTGACATCTATTGATATATCATACAACCAGTTTGAGGGTCCACTTCCAAACATTCTAGCCTTCCACGACGCTAAAATTGAAGCATTGAGAAATAATAAAGGCTTGTGTGGCAATGTCACTGGCTTGGAGCGTTGCTCAACATCAAGTGGGAAATCTCATAATCATATGAGGAAGAAAGTAATGATAGTAATTTTACCTCTTACTTTGGGCATTCTAATACTGGCATTATTTGCTTTCGGAGTCTCGTATCATTTATGCCAAACCTCAACGAACAAAGAAGACCAGGCTACAAGTATACAAACTCCTAACATATTTGCAATATGGAGTTTTGATGGCAAAATGGTATTGGAGAATATTATTGAAGCCACAGAAGATTTTGACGACAAACATCTCATTGGTGTTGGAGGGCAAGGATGTGTTTACAAAGCAGTGCTGCCTACAGGTCAAGTTGTTGCTGTGAAGAAACTCCATTCAGTTCCAATTGGAGAGATGCTCAATCTGAAAGCTTTCACATGTGAGATCCAAGCTTTGACAGAAATTCGACATCGTAACATTGTAAAGTTATATGGGTTTTGTTCACATTCACAATTCTCATTTTTGGTGTGTGAATTCCTGGAGAATGGCAGTGTTGAGAAGACTCTGAAGGATGATGGACAAGCAATGGCATTTGATTGGTATAAGAGGGTGAATGTTGTTAAAGATGTAGCAAATGCTTTGTGCTATATGCACCTTGAATGCTCACCTCGAATTGTTCATCGTGATATATCAAGCAAGAATGTTCTTTTGGATTCCGAATATGTAGCTCATGTCTCAGACTTTGGAACAGCCAAGTTTCTTAATCCAGATTCATCCAATTGGACCTCATTCGTAGGAACCTTTGGATATGCTGCTCCAG AACTTGCATACACAATGGAGGTGAATGAGAAATGTGACGTGTATAGTTTTGGGGTCCTAGCATGGGAAATACTTATTGGGAAGCACCCTGGTGATGTTATATCTTCTTTATTGGGATCATCTCCATCTACTCTTGTGGCCTCAACACTCGATCACATGGCATTGATGGATAAGTTGGACCAACGTctccctcatccaacaaagccaATTGGTAAGGAAGTGGCATCAATTGCAAAGATAGCAATGGCCTGCTTGACTGAAAGTCCACGATCTCGCCCTACCATGGAGCAGGTTGCCAATGAGCTGGTAATGTCAAGCTCATCTTCAATGGATTAG
- the LOC114391014 gene encoding MDIS1-interacting receptor like kinase 2-like isoform X1, translated as MVFIFPTLLSMKLQPLLLLLVMYFCAFAASSEIASEANALLKWKSSLDNQSHASLSSWSGNNPCNWFGIACDEFTSVSNINLSNVGLRGTLQNLNFSLLPNILTLNMSHNSLNGTIPPQIGSLSNLNTLDLSTNNLFGSIPNTIGNLSKLLFLNLSDNDLSGTIPFTIGNLSKLSVLSISFNELTGPIPASIGNLVNLDSMRLHENKLSGSIPFTIGNLSKLSVLYISLNDLTGPIPTSIGNLVNLNFMLLDENKLFGSIPFTIGNLSKLSVLSISSNELSGAIPASIGNLVNLDSLFLDENKLSGSIPFTIGNLSKLSVLSIYFNELTGSIPSTIGNLSNVRALLFFGNELGGNIPIEMSMLTALEGLHLVDNNFIGHLPQNICIGGTLKNFSASNNNFKGPIPVSLKNCSSLIRVRLQRNQLTGDITNAFGVLPNLDYIELSDNHFYGPLSPNWGKFRSLTSLMISNNNLSGLIPPELAGATKLQRLHLSSNHLTGNIPHDLCKLPLFDLSLDNNNLTGNVPKEIASMQKLQILKLGSNKLSGLIPKQLGNLLNLLNMSLSQNNFQGNIPSELGKLKFLTSLDLGGNSLRGTIPSMFGELKSLETLNLSHNNLSGDLSSFDDMTSLTSIDISYNQFEGPLPNILAFHDAKIEALRNNKGLCGNVTGLERCSTSSGKSHNHMRKKVMIVILPLTLGILILALFAFGVSYHLCQTSTNKEDQATSIQTPNIFAIWSFDGKMVLENIIEATEDFDDKHLIGVGGQGCVYKAVLPTGQVVAVKKLHSVPIGEMLNLKAFTCEIQALTEIRHRNIVKLYGFCSHSQFSFLVCEFLENGSVEKTLKDDGQAMAFDWYKRVNVVKDVANALCYMHLECSPRIVHRDISSKNVLLDSEYVAHVSDFGTAKFLNPDSSNWTSFVGTFGYAAPELAYTMEVNEKCDVYSFGVLAWEILIGKHPGDVISSLLGSSPSTLVASTLDHMALMDKLDQRLPHPTKPIGKEVASIAKIAMACLTESPRSRPTMEQVANELVMSSSSSMD; from the exons ATGGTGTTCATATTTCCAACGCTTCTGTCCATGAAGCTCCAACCACTTTTGCTGCTTCTTGTGATGTACTTCTGTGCATTTGCTGCTTCTTCTGAGATTGCTTCAGAAGCAAATGCTTTGTTGAAGTGGAAATCCAGCCTTGACAACCAAAGTCATGCTTCTCTCTCTTCATGGAGTGGCAATAATCCTTGCAATTGGTTCGGAATTGCATGTGATGAGTTCACTTCTGTTTCCAACATAAATCTTTCAAATGTTGGATTAAGAGGTACGCTTCAAAATCTCAACTTCTCATTACTTCCAAACATTCTCACTCTAAATATGAGTCACAACTCCTTGAATGGAACTATTCCTCCTCAAATTGGTTCCTTATCCAATCTCAACACTCTTGACTTGTCCACTAATAACCTCTTTGGTAGCATTCCCAATACCATTGGTAATCTCTCCAAACTCTTGTTTCTTAATCTTTCTGACAATGATCTCTCTGGTACCATTCCTTTCACCATTGGAAATTTGTCAAAGCTTAGTGTATTATCTATATCCTTTAATGAACTCACTGGACCAATCCCAGCTTCCATAGGCAACTTGGTCAATTTGGACTCCATGCGCCTTCATGAAAATAAACTCTCTGGGTCCATACCTTTCACCATTGGAAATTTGTCAAAGCTTAGTGTATTATATATATCCTTGAATGACCTCACTGGACCAATCCCAACTTCCATAGGCAACTTGGTCAATTTGAACTTCATGCTCCTTGATGAAAATAAACTCTTTGGGTCCATTCCTTTCACCATTGGAAATTTGTCAAAGCTAAGTGTATTATCTATATCCTCTAATGAACTCTCTGGAGCAATCCCAGCTTCCATAGGCAACTTGGTCAATTTGGACTCCTTGTTCCTTGATGAAAATAAACTCTCTGGATCCATTCCTTTCACCATTGGAAATTTGTCAAAGCTTAGTGTATTATCTATATACTTTAATGAACTCACTGGATCAATTCCTTCTACTATTGGAAATTTATCAAATGTCAGGGCATTACTATTTTTTGGAAATGAACTTGGTGGCAATATTCCAATAGAAATGAGCATGCTTACTGCTCTGGAAGGTTTGCATCTAGTTGACAATAATTTTATAGGCCATTTACCCCAAAACATTTGCATTGGCGGAACGTTGAAAAATTTTTCCGCTTCTAATAACAACTTCAAAGGTCCAATTCCAGTGAGTTTGAAGAATTGCTCCAGCCTTATAAGAGTCAGGCTTCAGCGAAACCAGCTAACTGGGGATATAACAAATGCTTTTGGTGTACTTCCAAATTTGGACTACATCGAATTGAGTGACAATCACTTTTATGGTCCACTTTCACCTAACTGGGGAAAGTTTCGTAGCCTCACAAGCCTCATGATCTCCAACAATAATTTATCAGGTTTGATACCACCAGAACTAGCTGGGGCAACCAAATTACAACGACTTCACCTGTCCTCAAACCATCTTACAGGAAACATTCCACATGATTTATGTAAGTTGCCCTTGTTTGATCTCTCACTCGACAACAATAATCTTACAGGAAATGTTCCCAAAGAAATAGCATCAATGCAGAAACTTCAAATTTTGAAGCTTGGATCAAATAAGTTGTCTGGCTTAATCCCAAAACAACTAGGAAATTTGCTCAATTTATTGAACATGAGTCTGAGCCAAAATAATTTTCAGGGAAATATTCCTTCAGAGCTTGGCAAACTGAAATTTCTTACAAGTCTTGATCTTGGTGGAAATTCTTTGAGAGGAACAATACCTTCAATGTTTGGAGAATTAAAAAGCTTAGAAACACTGAATCTCTCTCACAATAATCTTTCAGGTGATCTCTCTAGCTTCGATGATATGACGAGCTTGACATCTATTGATATATCATACAACCAGTTTGAGGGTCCACTTCCAAACATTCTAGCCTTCCACGACGCTAAAATTGAAGCATTGAGAAATAATAAAGGCTTGTGTGGCAATGTCACTGGCTTGGAGCGTTGCTCAACATCAAGTGGGAAATCTCATAATCATATGAGGAAGAAAGTAATGATAGTAATTTTACCTCTTACTTTGGGCATTCTAATACTGGCATTATTTGCTTTCGGAGTCTCGTATCATTTATGCCAAACCTCAACGAACAAAGAAGACCAGGCTACAAGTATACAAACTCCTAACATATTTGCAATATGGAGTTTTGATGGCAAAATGGTATTGGAGAATATTATTGAAGCCACAGAAGATTTTGACGACAAACATCTCATTGGTGTTGGAGGGCAAGGATGTGTTTACAAAGCAGTGCTGCCTACAGGTCAAGTTGTTGCTGTGAAGAAACTCCATTCAGTTCCAATTGGAGAGATGCTCAATCTGAAAGCTTTCACATGTGAGATCCAAGCTTTGACAGAAATTCGACATCGTAACATTGTAAAGTTATATGGGTTTTGTTCACATTCACAATTCTCATTTTTGGTGTGTGAATTCCTGGAGAATGGCAGTGTTGAGAAGACTCTGAAGGATGATGGACAAGCAATGGCATTTGATTGGTATAAGAGGGTGAATGTTGTTAAAGATGTAGCAAATGCTTTGTGCTATATGCACCTTGAATGCTCACCTCGAATTGTTCATCGTGATATATCAAGCAAGAATGTTCTTTTGGATTCCGAATATGTAGCTCATGTCTCAGACTTTGGAACAGCCAAGTTTCTTAATCCAGATTCATCCAATTGGACCTCATTCGTAGGAACCTTTGGATATGCTGCTCCAG AACTTGCATACACAATGGAGGTGAATGAGAAATGTGACGTGTATAGTTTTGGGGTCCTAGCATGGGAAATACTTATTGGGAAGCACCCTGGTGATGTTATATCTTCTTTATTGGGATCATCTCCATCTACTCTTGTGGCCTCAACACTCGATCACATGGCATTGATGGATAAGTTGGACCAACGTctccctcatccaacaaagccaATTGGTAAGGAAGTGGCATCAATTGCAAAGATAGCAATGGCCTGCTTGACTGAAAGTCCACGATCTCGCCCTACCATGGAGCAGGTTGCCAATGAGCTGGTAATGTCAAGCTCATCTTCAATGGATTAG